In Asanoa sp. WMMD1127, one genomic interval encodes:
- a CDS encoding LamG-like jellyroll fold domain-containing protein yields MAGFRKLRGSGRRLGALGSALLVTGLLAGPAPAASAARGGPACAAEAVDPAAAVALAAACDRRVEVRSARTETTRVFADPDGSGVVEQYAQPQRVRRADASWVALDTTLTTTKDGLLVPKAAAVDVSFSGGGAGPLVRARRDGHEVSLTWPAGPLPKPRIEGASAVYPDVHPGVDLVVTALKTGFREVLVVKNRAAAADPALRRVTFGTALRGLRWDRTGDGMAAVDKDGRAVLAASGPRMWDSAADDGAAAADGSRAHSSTDRPALGARNAAMPVTIDGGTLAFTPDLGLLADPATVYPVYLDPTVTYSSWTMINSRHSSQSYWSYDKKDCPGNYTGECAKVGYTDSGTTMTYRSMWQFPTSSFRGKQILDAQFSIDLLYSWECAKSTTELRTVSSTLSSGTTWSNTAGRWSGSNAATVSNESCDGARTPTEFAIKSLITGIAAGSATYTTLGLKAATESSHAGWKKFDADTARLVVSTNTVPGVPTAVTVDNKACATGAGRPFTSTATPSLRARVQDGDGNSLTASFEWARVRSNGSYGPTSDPRTQSRVASGSTALVTLPAGVLDKGDQLVGTGDWDADGAPDVIVRDPNGYLYLLPAKGSTLTSRVLIGTGWSPYTFAGIVDWDGDGHRDIVARDSAGVLWLYPGQSTRSAPGIPRVQIGDGWSSWTFAGITDWDRDSHQDLVARDSAGLLWLFPGRGGRAAIVAADRVQLGTGWANWTFQGTIDWDRDGNPDVVAKDSTGNQFLYVGNGRRAAFTPYVRYQIGSGWTSYTALTTSDMNADGKADLVAHNGITNWYGYPGSGGHTVGGARWTVGSVGISDGVYAFRAKATDAYAPGGYSGWCEFEVDQTNPFPPSITSDVYHSDPADCPAQGCGSVGQTGRFTFGSGSPDVVSYKWGFSDPPSTTVSPAAPGGSVTVEWTPPTGGSKTLYVHAVDRAGRFAPQVHQFVVAPPTPALARWLLNEPTGEAALADDTGNGHALLAHGTPTAGPSRIIDPITTALRFDGVDDYAATGTPVLADSSRSFTVIGWARLGDKTANRTVISQAGANTSAFLLEYEKTQDVWKFTTTSADVNLPTYRAAMSPGGAPRVGVWTHLAGVYDSASGEAKLYVDGVLVSTAAGVTTWDADRETRVGGFSPAQWAGSLAEVQVWDRVVSAAEVAELVDPVSRSLIGRWDLEDVGPGPSFDGSNYGHDLSFRGGAKIPPSGSGHTGTGLLLDGVDDYAETDGPVLQTDQSFTISAWAYLPTGVTGNRTVVAQRGAVESGVFLKYEASNGAWNCTYGDVDNTTGTGTVAASTGAASKGVWTQLTCVYDAQARTLTLYVNKALQRTVGVPNPWHANGPLMLGRLQWRAGMIEHWSGSVDEVRVYQGVIRDLTRIP; encoded by the coding sequence ATGGCAGGTTTCCGCAAGCTGCGTGGATCAGGACGTCGACTCGGGGCGCTCGGCTCCGCACTACTGGTCACCGGTCTTCTGGCCGGACCGGCGCCGGCGGCGTCGGCCGCTCGCGGCGGGCCGGCCTGCGCGGCGGAGGCGGTCGACCCGGCTGCGGCGGTCGCGCTGGCCGCCGCCTGCGATCGCCGGGTCGAAGTGCGCTCCGCCCGCACTGAGACGACCCGGGTCTTCGCCGACCCGGACGGCAGCGGTGTCGTCGAGCAGTACGCGCAGCCGCAGCGAGTCCGCCGCGCCGACGCCTCGTGGGTGGCCCTGGACACCACCCTGACGACCACCAAGGACGGTCTTCTGGTGCCCAAGGCGGCGGCAGTCGACGTGTCGTTCTCCGGCGGCGGCGCGGGCCCGCTGGTGCGGGCCCGACGCGACGGTCACGAGGTCAGCCTGACCTGGCCGGCCGGTCCGCTGCCGAAGCCGAGGATCGAGGGCGCCAGCGCGGTGTATCCCGACGTCCATCCTGGCGTGGACCTCGTCGTCACGGCCTTGAAGACCGGGTTCCGCGAGGTCCTGGTCGTGAAGAACCGCGCGGCGGCGGCTGACCCGGCGCTGCGCCGGGTCACCTTCGGCACCGCGCTCCGCGGACTTCGGTGGGACCGGACCGGCGATGGCATGGCTGCTGTCGACAAGGACGGCAGAGCCGTTCTCGCCGCCTCCGGGCCACGGATGTGGGACTCCGCCGCAGACGACGGAGCGGCGGCCGCCGACGGATCCCGCGCGCACAGCTCGACGGACCGCCCGGCCCTGGGCGCCAGGAACGCCGCGATGCCGGTGACCATCGACGGCGGGACGCTCGCCTTCACGCCGGACCTGGGCCTGCTGGCCGACCCGGCGACGGTGTACCCGGTCTACCTCGACCCCACGGTGACGTACAGCTCCTGGACGATGATCAACTCTCGGCACAGCAGCCAGTCCTACTGGAGCTACGACAAGAAGGACTGTCCTGGCAACTACACCGGTGAGTGCGCGAAGGTGGGCTACACCGACTCCGGCACGACCATGACGTACCGCTCGATGTGGCAGTTCCCCACCTCGTCCTTCCGCGGCAAGCAGATCCTGGACGCGCAGTTCTCGATCGACCTGCTCTACTCGTGGGAGTGCGCCAAGAGCACGACCGAGCTGCGAACGGTCAGCTCGACCCTCAGCTCGGGCACGACATGGAGCAACACCGCCGGTCGCTGGAGCGGCAGCAACGCCGCCACGGTTTCCAACGAGTCGTGCGACGGCGCGCGCACGCCGACCGAGTTCGCGATCAAGTCGCTGATCACCGGCATCGCGGCCGGCTCCGCCACCTACACCACGCTCGGCCTGAAGGCCGCCACCGAGAGCAGCCACGCCGGTTGGAAGAAGTTCGACGCCGACACCGCCCGGCTGGTCGTCTCCACCAACACGGTCCCCGGCGTGCCAACCGCTGTGACGGTGGACAACAAGGCCTGCGCGACGGGCGCGGGTCGGCCGTTCACCTCGACCGCCACGCCCAGCCTGCGGGCCCGCGTCCAGGACGGCGACGGCAACTCGCTGACCGCATCGTTCGAGTGGGCCCGTGTGCGGAGCAACGGCAGCTACGGTCCGACGTCCGATCCGCGTACGCAGTCCCGCGTCGCTTCCGGCAGCACAGCGCTGGTGACGCTGCCGGCCGGCGTGCTGGACAAGGGTGACCAGCTGGTCGGCACCGGCGACTGGGACGCGGACGGGGCCCCTGATGTGATCGTCCGCGACCCGAACGGATACCTCTACCTGTTGCCGGCCAAGGGCAGCACGCTGACCTCGCGGGTACTGATCGGCACCGGCTGGTCGCCCTACACCTTCGCCGGCATCGTCGACTGGGACGGTGACGGCCATCGCGACATCGTCGCCAGGGACTCCGCCGGCGTGCTCTGGCTCTATCCCGGGCAGAGCACCCGGAGCGCCCCGGGGATCCCGCGGGTGCAGATCGGGGATGGCTGGAGCTCCTGGACGTTCGCGGGGATCACCGACTGGGATCGTGATTCGCACCAGGACCTGGTGGCCCGCGACTCGGCCGGCCTGCTGTGGCTCTTCCCGGGCAGGGGAGGGCGGGCCGCCATCGTCGCGGCGGACCGGGTCCAGCTGGGAACCGGCTGGGCCAACTGGACATTCCAGGGGACGATCGACTGGGACCGCGACGGCAACCCGGATGTGGTGGCCAAGGACAGCACGGGCAACCAGTTTCTCTACGTCGGCAACGGACGACGGGCGGCGTTCACCCCGTACGTCCGTTATCAGATCGGTTCCGGTTGGACCAGCTACACCGCGCTGACCACGTCGGACATGAACGCCGACGGCAAGGCCGACCTCGTCGCACACAACGGGATCACCAACTGGTACGGCTATCCGGGCAGCGGCGGCCACACCGTCGGCGGCGCCAGGTGGACGGTCGGCAGCGTCGGCATCTCGGACGGGGTGTACGCCTTCCGGGCCAAGGCCACCGACGCCTACGCACCCGGCGGCTACTCGGGCTGGTGCGAGTTCGAGGTGGACCAGACCAATCCGTTCCCGCCGAGCATCACCTCGGACGTCTACCACTCCGACCCGGCCGACTGCCCCGCGCAGGGCTGCGGTTCTGTCGGGCAGACAGGGCGCTTCACCTTCGGCAGTGGTTCACCCGACGTGGTCTCCTACAAGTGGGGCTTCTCGGACCCACCGTCGACCACCGTGAGCCCGGCCGCCCCCGGTGGCAGCGTGACGGTGGAATGGACGCCGCCCACCGGTGGGTCCAAGACGCTGTACGTGCACGCCGTCGACCGCGCGGGCCGGTTCGCGCCGCAGGTCCACCAGTTCGTCGTGGCGCCACCCACCCCGGCGCTGGCGCGGTGGTTGCTCAACGAGCCGACGGGTGAGGCCGCGTTGGCCGACGACACCGGAAACGGTCACGCGCTGTTGGCGCACGGCACGCCGACGGCCGGCCCGAGCCGGATCATCGACCCAATCACGACCGCGCTGCGGTTCGACGGTGTCGACGACTACGCGGCCACCGGAACGCCGGTGCTGGCCGACTCGAGCCGCAGCTTCACGGTCATCGGCTGGGCCCGACTGGGCGACAAGACCGCCAACCGCACCGTGATCAGTCAGGCCGGCGCGAACACCAGCGCCTTCCTGCTCGAGTACGAGAAGACCCAGGACGTCTGGAAGTTCACCACCACGTCGGCCGACGTCAACCTGCCGACCTATCGGGCGGCGATGTCGCCCGGCGGCGCTCCGCGGGTCGGGGTCTGGACCCACCTGGCCGGCGTCTACGACTCGGCGTCCGGTGAGGCCAAGCTCTACGTCGACGGGGTGCTCGTTTCCACCGCCGCCGGCGTGACCACGTGGGACGCGGATCGTGAGACGCGGGTCGGCGGGTTCTCGCCGGCGCAGTGGGCAGGGTCGCTGGCCGAGGTGCAGGTGTGGGATCGCGTGGTCTCGGCGGCAGAGGTCGCCGAACTGGTCGACCCGGTCTCGCGCTCACTGATCGGTCGCTGGGACCTGGAGGACGTCGGTCCCGGGCCGAGCTTCGACGGCTCCAACTACGGCCACGACCTGTCGTTCCGCGGCGGCGCGAAGATCCCGCCGAGCGGGTCCGGTCACACCGGCACCGGCCTGCTGCTCGACGGTGTGGACGACTACGCCGAGACCGACGGGCCGGTGCTGCAGACCGACCAGTCCTTCACGATCTCCGCTTGGGCCTATCTGCCCACGGGGGTCACCGGCAACCGGACCGTGGTGGCTCAACGCGGTGCGGTGGAGAGCGGCGTCTTCCTCAAGTACGAGGCCAGCAACGGCGCGTGGAACTGCACCTACGGCGATGTGGACAACACCACCGGCACCGGGACGGTGGCCGCGTCGACGGGCGCTGCGAGCAAGGGCGTCTGGACCCAGCTGACCTGCGTCTACGACGCGCAGGCCAGAACTCTCACGTTGTACGTGAACAAGGCGTTGCAGCGCACCGTCGGGGTGCCCAATCCGTGGCACGCGAACGGCCCGCTGATGTTGGGTCGACTCCAGTGGCGCGCGGGCATGATCGAGCACTGGTCCGGCTCGGTCGACGAGGTTCGGGTCTATCAGGGCGTGATCCGTGATCTCACCCGGATTCCCTAG
- a CDS encoding RHS repeat-associated core domain-containing protein, translated as MDLPPPDARASGDAERTRVAGLPAWVDSADVRRVRVRSFDRKATAAAKVDGVLLAVSRSDGGNAAGVATVTVGYGDFRWAYGGDWAGRLRMRVLPGCAATTPDAPACAGHDVASHHDWRAGTITASVPLPEAAAGVLVAVTAGSESPAGDYKATSLAPATTWTAGGNSGDFSWTYPLRTPPGAGGPVPTMDFAYSSSGVDGRMVAANNQASWLGEGFEWSPGHIERRYTTCAEDMGKAPDGSAANNTTKTGDQCWDTDNATLSLGSRSGELIKDGSDGNRWHLRNDDGTYVERRTGGSSGDDNGEWWVVTTPDGTQHWFGGKPGRDSTLVSPVHGNHKNEPCYDSSSFASSSCSQGWRWQLDHVVDRHGNTMDLFYAKETNKYGKNGSTTKPISYDRAGQLTRIDYGTRTGSTGSAPMQVLFTPADRCLSDCTMKDAVHWPDVPWDQECTGTTCDSTAPTYWSTKRLREVKTQVWDRAAARYRAVESWTLTHSFPDPVDSQPGGLWLEKISHRGLVGDAASVPDITFVGEARANRVDTFGDQYPAMKRFRMKTINTESGGKLDITYSDPDCVKGSRVPDKDNVHANVLRCYPVKWTPAGHDKPIDDFFHKYVVTDVVEADLSGSSSRVRTHYDYVGDPAWHYTDDDGLVDKRYKTWSTWRGYGTVRVTKGDPGEQTRTESRYFRGMHGDKLPSGTRTATMPAISIGGIPAVADEDAYAGMLREEITYNGPDGAEVSAEVFEPWRSGPTASRTVNDFTVHARFTGTVAAHTRTALDGGRAPRTTTVRTTFDPYGMPSKVDDRGDNAVTDDQRCTMTDYARNTALSVWILDRVSRERVFAVDCARAAQSGLTDDDIVEDEKTSYDQAAWGTAPTRGLLSKVETIKAWNGGSPTYLTAERATHDANGRVDGSWDIRGNLTDTDYTPATGGPVTAVTETRKGTAASPLTWVDTKVVEPAWQLPLTTTDPNGRKIDYAYDGLGRLTKVWFPGRDRAQSANLAFDYLVRTDGPLVVTTKRLNAAGGYATSYEFFDNLVRARQTQQADGAGGPSSVVTETFYDSAGRETKTHGSYLACRRVSATRCDPVPPSTTLFQPSDVIPTVIETRFDGAGREIAETHKVDAPPASPGGTVKRQTVTSYGGDRTHVTEPTGGVNSSTITDADGSVVERRLYHSGVAVGSAAGYDRTTYQYDRKGQLQRLTDPTDAVWTYGYDLLGRQIRMVDPDKGTIETTFTEYGDVETTKDGRGATVAYTYDSQGRKATLRDGSTTGAKRAEWVYDTLSNGESVKGHLVKAIRYVGAAQYVKEHVGYTADYLPTSVRHTIPDTEAGLAGSYNYVYTYNQDGTVATVRLPAMGNLATETLTRGYDSQGEPTTLGTSMGATYVTGTDYTSFSEVGAIHLRNNGGQLADIRRTYETHTRRLAQIWTTKQQSPTTVADVRLSYDLAGNVEKVADLASGDSQCFTVDHARQLREAWTPASGDCAAAPTAAGLGGPAKYWHSYRHDGAGNRTSVTEHATAAGDRTTTYTVTPRTHRLTGTSAADNSGTKAASYGHDQSGNMTSRPTAAAGTQTLTWDAEGRLATSQDTSGTTAYVYDAEGQRLIRRDPTGKTLYLPDQELRYTTSTKAQTCTRYYTHADQVVATRTVGGVTWLSGDHHGTAQISIGAVNQSVATRRETPFGAPRTGTGAWPAATDKGFVGGTRDNTGLTHLGAREYDPSIGRFVSVDPVIDVQDPQQMNGYSYAANAPLTASDADGLWPKWMKNVANNVGEGLKKNAGLISSVAGVAALACVAIPPLTAAAPVLAAVSLVAGAVDTYSSCKDGKRLDCGLGIAGVIPGGRALKAGVSGGKALYKGYKAAKGAEEAASLIKTNKALKGTPGFKDMDRALRREYRDANEAAAHYRQQANTQLNPWSKSGVADHRGWNWYERVVLSENVVWEGYKLGRYDKYNYGESSRHGRGGHGRSSWGITAKHSPHPGKKASKGANTKGGEKAGTSGASYWRGI; from the coding sequence GTGGACCTGCCGCCACCCGACGCGCGGGCCTCGGGCGACGCGGAGCGAACCCGGGTCGCCGGCCTGCCGGCCTGGGTCGACTCGGCGGACGTGCGCCGGGTCCGGGTGCGATCGTTCGACCGGAAGGCGACCGCCGCGGCCAAAGTGGATGGTGTGTTGTTGGCCGTGTCCCGGTCCGACGGGGGTAATGCGGCGGGAGTCGCCACGGTAACCGTCGGATACGGCGACTTCCGATGGGCGTACGGCGGTGACTGGGCGGGCCGGCTGCGCATGCGGGTGCTCCCCGGGTGCGCGGCGACCACTCCTGACGCACCGGCCTGTGCCGGCCATGACGTGGCGAGTCACCACGACTGGCGGGCCGGCACGATCACCGCCAGCGTCCCGTTGCCGGAGGCCGCCGCGGGTGTGCTGGTGGCGGTCACGGCCGGGTCGGAAAGCCCGGCCGGCGACTACAAGGCCACGTCGCTGGCCCCGGCGACCACGTGGACCGCCGGCGGCAACTCCGGCGACTTCAGCTGGACGTACCCGCTGCGTACCCCGCCCGGCGCGGGTGGACCGGTGCCCACGATGGATTTCGCGTATTCGTCGTCCGGTGTGGATGGCCGCATGGTGGCGGCGAACAACCAGGCGTCCTGGCTCGGCGAGGGCTTCGAATGGTCTCCCGGCCACATCGAGCGCCGTTACACCACGTGCGCGGAGGATATGGGCAAGGCGCCGGACGGCTCGGCCGCGAACAACACCACCAAGACCGGTGACCAGTGCTGGGACACCGACAACGCCACCCTGAGCCTCGGCAGTCGCTCCGGTGAGCTGATCAAGGACGGTTCGGACGGCAACCGCTGGCACCTGCGCAACGACGACGGCACCTACGTCGAGCGGCGCACCGGTGGCAGCAGCGGCGACGACAACGGCGAGTGGTGGGTGGTGACCACGCCCGACGGCACCCAGCACTGGTTCGGCGGCAAGCCGGGGCGCGACTCGACGCTGGTGTCGCCCGTGCACGGCAACCACAAGAACGAGCCGTGTTACGACTCGTCGTCGTTCGCGTCGTCCTCCTGCTCCCAGGGGTGGCGCTGGCAGCTTGACCACGTCGTCGACCGGCACGGCAACACCATGGACCTGTTCTACGCCAAGGAGACCAACAAGTACGGGAAGAACGGCAGCACGACCAAGCCGATTTCGTACGACCGGGCGGGCCAACTGACAAGGATCGACTACGGCACGCGTACCGGTTCCACCGGCAGCGCCCCGATGCAGGTGCTGTTCACGCCGGCCGACCGGTGCCTGTCGGACTGCACCATGAAGGACGCCGTCCACTGGCCCGACGTGCCGTGGGACCAGGAGTGCACCGGCACCACGTGCGACTCCACTGCGCCAACCTACTGGAGCACCAAGCGGCTGCGTGAGGTGAAGACTCAGGTGTGGGACCGGGCCGCCGCACGGTACCGCGCCGTCGAGTCGTGGACGCTGACCCACTCGTTCCCGGACCCGGTGGACAGCCAGCCCGGGGGGCTGTGGCTCGAGAAGATCTCGCACCGCGGCCTGGTCGGTGACGCCGCCAGCGTTCCGGACATCACGTTCGTCGGAGAGGCGCGGGCCAACCGGGTCGACACGTTCGGCGACCAGTACCCCGCCATGAAGCGGTTCCGCATGAAGACCATCAACACGGAGTCCGGCGGAAAGCTCGACATCACCTACAGCGACCCGGACTGTGTGAAGGGCAGCCGAGTGCCCGATAAGGACAATGTGCACGCCAACGTGCTGCGCTGCTACCCGGTCAAATGGACTCCGGCGGGCCACGACAAGCCGATCGATGACTTCTTCCACAAGTACGTGGTCACCGACGTCGTCGAGGCCGACCTGAGCGGCTCGTCCTCCCGCGTCCGCACCCACTACGACTATGTCGGCGATCCGGCCTGGCATTACACCGACGACGACGGACTGGTCGACAAGAGATACAAGACCTGGTCGACCTGGCGCGGATACGGCACGGTACGCGTGACCAAGGGCGACCCGGGGGAGCAGACCCGCACCGAGTCCCGCTACTTCCGCGGCATGCACGGCGACAAGCTGCCGAGCGGCACCCGGACCGCGACCATGCCGGCGATCAGCATCGGCGGCATCCCGGCCGTCGCCGATGAGGACGCCTACGCCGGCATGCTCCGCGAGGAGATCACCTACAACGGCCCGGACGGCGCCGAGGTCAGCGCCGAGGTCTTCGAGCCTTGGCGGTCCGGCCCGACGGCGAGCCGCACGGTGAACGACTTCACCGTGCACGCCCGGTTCACCGGAACGGTCGCCGCGCACACCCGGACCGCGCTCGACGGCGGACGCGCCCCGCGCACCACCACCGTCCGCACCACGTTCGACCCGTACGGCATGCCGTCGAAGGTCGACGACCGCGGCGACAACGCGGTCACCGACGACCAGCGCTGCACCATGACCGACTACGCACGGAACACGGCGCTGTCGGTCTGGATTCTGGACCGGGTGTCCAGGGAACGGGTGTTCGCCGTCGACTGCGCCCGGGCCGCCCAGTCCGGGCTGACTGACGACGACATCGTCGAAGACGAGAAGACCTCGTACGACCAGGCGGCCTGGGGCACCGCGCCGACCCGCGGACTGCTCAGCAAGGTCGAGACCATCAAGGCGTGGAACGGTGGCAGCCCCACCTACCTGACCGCGGAGCGAGCCACGCACGACGCCAACGGCCGGGTCGACGGCAGCTGGGACATCCGTGGCAACCTGACCGACACTGACTACACGCCCGCCACCGGAGGCCCGGTCACCGCCGTCACCGAGACCCGGAAGGGCACCGCGGCCAGCCCGTTGACGTGGGTCGACACCAAGGTCGTCGAGCCGGCCTGGCAGCTCCCGCTGACCACCACCGATCCCAATGGCCGCAAGATCGATTACGCGTACGACGGGCTCGGTCGCCTCACGAAGGTCTGGTTCCCGGGCCGCGACCGCGCCCAGTCCGCGAACCTGGCGTTCGACTACCTGGTCCGCACTGACGGTCCACTGGTCGTGACGACCAAACGGCTGAACGCCGCCGGCGGCTACGCCACGTCCTACGAGTTCTTCGACAACCTCGTCCGCGCGCGGCAGACGCAGCAGGCCGACGGGGCCGGCGGCCCGAGCTCCGTGGTCACCGAGACGTTCTACGACTCGGCGGGCCGGGAGACGAAGACTCACGGGTCGTACCTGGCGTGCCGTCGGGTCAGCGCCACCCGATGCGATCCCGTGCCGCCGAGCACCACGTTGTTCCAACCCAGCGACGTCATCCCGACGGTCATCGAGACCCGTTTCGACGGCGCGGGCCGGGAGATCGCCGAGACCCACAAGGTGGACGCACCTCCGGCCAGTCCCGGCGGCACGGTGAAGCGGCAGACGGTTACGTCCTACGGGGGAGACCGGACCCACGTCACCGAGCCGACCGGCGGAGTCAACAGCTCGACCATCACCGACGCCGACGGCAGCGTGGTCGAGCGACGTCTCTACCACTCGGGGGTCGCCGTCGGCAGCGCCGCCGGTTACGACCGGACCACCTACCAGTACGACCGCAAGGGGCAGCTGCAGCGGCTCACCGATCCGACCGACGCCGTCTGGACCTACGGCTACGACCTGCTCGGCCGGCAGATCCGGATGGTCGACCCGGACAAGGGCACGATCGAGACGACGTTCACCGAGTACGGCGACGTCGAGACCACAAAGGACGGACGCGGCGCCACCGTCGCCTACACCTACGATTCGCAGGGCCGCAAGGCCACGCTGCGGGACGGCTCGACCACCGGCGCCAAGCGGGCCGAGTGGGTTTACGACACCCTCTCCAACGGCGAGTCCGTCAAGGGCCATCTGGTCAAAGCGATCCGTTACGTGGGCGCCGCGCAGTACGTCAAGGAGCACGTGGGTTACACGGCCGACTATCTGCCGACCAGCGTGCGCCACACCATCCCCGACACGGAGGCCGGCCTCGCCGGCAGCTACAACTACGTCTACACCTACAACCAGGACGGCACGGTCGCGACCGTCCGGCTCCCCGCCATGGGGAACCTGGCCACCGAGACCCTCACCCGCGGTTACGACAGCCAGGGCGAGCCGACCACGCTGGGCACCAGCATGGGCGCCACCTACGTGACCGGCACCGACTACACCAGCTTCAGCGAAGTCGGCGCCATCCATCTGCGCAACAACGGCGGCCAGCTCGCCGACATCCGGCGCACCTACGAGACCCACACCAGGCGCCTGGCGCAAATCTGGACCACCAAACAGCAGTCGCCGACCACTGTCGCCGACGTCCGGTTGTCGTACGACCTGGCGGGTAACGTCGAGAAGGTCGCCGACCTGGCTTCGGGCGACAGCCAGTGCTTTACCGTCGACCACGCCCGGCAGCTGCGGGAGGCGTGGACGCCGGCCAGCGGCGACTGCGCCGCGGCGCCCACCGCGGCCGGGCTCGGTGGTCCCGCGAAGTACTGGCACAGCTACCGGCACGACGGGGCCGGCAACCGGACCAGCGTCACGGAACACGCTACGGCCGCTGGAGACCGGACCACCACCTACACCGTCACTCCCAGGACGCACCGCCTGACCGGCACCTCGGCCGCGGACAACAGCGGAACCAAGGCGGCATCCTACGGTCACGACCAATCCGGCAACATGACGAGCCGTCCGACCGCGGCAGCCGGGACCCAGACGTTGACCTGGGACGCCGAAGGGCGCCTGGCCACCAGCCAGGACACCAGCGGCACGACGGCCTACGTCTACGACGCCGAGGGCCAACGGCTGATCCGCCGCGACCCGACCGGCAAGACGCTCTACCTGCCGGACCAGGAGCTGCGTTACACCACAAGCACCAAGGCGCAGACCTGCACCCGCTACTACACCCACGCCGACCAGGTGGTGGCCACGCGTACCGTTGGCGGGGTCACCTGGCTCTCGGGCGACCACCACGGAACGGCCCAGATCAGCATCGGCGCGGTCAACCAGAGTGTCGCCACCCGCCGGGAGACACCGTTCGGTGCGCCGCGGACCGGCACCGGCGCCTGGCCCGCGGCGACGGACAAGGGCTTCGTCGGCGGTACCAGGGACAACACCGGCCTGACCCACCTCGGCGCGCGCGAGTACGACCCGTCGATCGGCCGATTCGTGTCCGTCGACCCGGTCATCGACGTCCAGGACCCCCAACAGATGAACGGGTATAGCTACGCCGCCAACGCGCCGCTGACCGCCAGCGACGCCGACGGGCTCTGGCCCAAGTGGATGAAGAACGTCGCCAACAACGTCGGGGAGGGACTCAAGAAGAACGCCGGCCTGATCTCCTCCGTCGCCGGAGTCGCCGCACTCGCCTGCGTGGCCATACCGCCGCTGACAGCAGCCGCGCCGGTACTCGCCGCGGTGTCGCTCGTGGCCGGTGCGGTCGACACCTACAGTTCCTGCAAGGACGGAAAGCGTCTCGACTGTGGGTTGGGGATCGCTGGCGTGATTCCCGGCGGCAGGGCTCTCAAGGCCGGCGTGTCCGGCGGCAAGGCGCTCTACAAGGGATACAAGGCCGCCAAGGGAGCGGAGGAGGCGGCGTCCCTGATCAAGACCAATAAGGCGCTCAAGGGTACGCCCGGGTTCAAGGACATGGACCGCGCCCTGCGCCGCGAGTATCGAGACGCCAACGAGGCGGCCGCACACTACCGCCAGCAGGCCAACACACAGCTGAACCCGTGGAGCAAGTCTGGCGTCGCCGACCACCGGGGTTGGAACTGGTACGAGCGTGTCGTGCTCAGCGAGAACGTCGTCTGGGAGGGATACAAGCTCGGTCGGTACGACAAGTACAACTACGGGGAGTCGAGCCGGCATGGTCGAGGCGGTCACGGCCGGTCATCCTGGGGTATCACCGCCAAGCATTCGCCTCATCCGGGGAAGAAGGCGTCGAAGGGCGCTAACACCAAGGGCGGCGAGAAGGCCGGCACGTCAGGAGCCAGCTACTGGCGCGGCATCTAG